In Streptomyces alboniger, the following are encoded in one genomic region:
- a CDS encoding TetR/AcrR family transcriptional regulator encodes MTEAKPPAPPLALPPEPGLRSRKKQQRYTTISEAAIALFLERGFEKVSVAEVAAAAEISKPTLFRYFATKEDLVLHRFADHEDEAARVVAGRPAGRAALDALQRHFLDGLERRDPVTGLCDAPAVLAFHQLLYGTPSLVARLHGYQNRSEQALTEALTAAHGGNRLEARLAAGQIVAVQRILAEENWRRVTSGEAADEVWPDAVTSANRAFSQLRSGLTRYA; translated from the coding sequence ATGACCGAAGCGAAGCCCCCTGCCCCGCCCCTCGCCCTACCCCCCGAGCCCGGCCTGCGGAGCCGCAAGAAGCAGCAGCGGTACACGACGATCTCCGAGGCGGCGATCGCTCTCTTCCTGGAGAGGGGCTTCGAGAAGGTGTCGGTGGCGGAGGTGGCCGCCGCGGCGGAGATCTCCAAGCCGACGCTCTTCCGGTACTTCGCGACCAAGGAGGACCTGGTCCTGCACCGGTTCGCCGACCACGAGGACGAGGCGGCCCGCGTGGTCGCCGGCCGTCCGGCCGGACGGGCCGCGCTGGACGCGCTGCAACGGCACTTCCTGGACGGCCTCGAACGCCGCGACCCCGTGACCGGCCTCTGCGACGCCCCCGCGGTCCTCGCCTTCCACCAACTCCTGTACGGAACACCGTCGTTGGTGGCCCGCCTGCACGGTTACCAGAACCGCTCCGAACAGGCGCTGACCGAGGCGCTGACCGCCGCGCACGGCGGCAACCGCCTGGAGGCGCGGCTCGCCGCAGGACAGATCGTGGCCGTCCAGCGGATCCTCGCGGAGGAGAACTGGCGCCGGGTGACCTCCGGCGAGGCCGCGGACGAGGTCTGGCCCGACGCGGTGACCTCGGCCAACAGGGCGTTCTCCCAACTCCGCTCAGGCCTCACGCGCTACGCGTAG
- a CDS encoding TetR/AcrR family transcriptional regulator gives MTAGRSEGTGLSVGLETAWGLRERPSKGPKPGLSLERIVETGIRVAAAEGIDAVSMGRLAKELGVSTMSLYRYVSAKDDLYVLMQDTAMGAPPRRPDSAGGWRAGLEWWARGQRAVFQRNLWLLRIPISSPPASPHGLEWMERGLEVLDGSGLDDGRKISVMLLVGGYVRNEVSLMADLEAAMRARGAAPDEVMRRYARTVDALTAADPGRFPGVRRLLGAGVLEVPDEDDTEFEFGLARVLDGVAVLVEGRG, from the coding sequence GTGACGGCCGGCAGAAGCGAGGGCACGGGGCTGTCCGTCGGGCTCGAAACGGCCTGGGGGCTGCGGGAGCGGCCCTCCAAGGGGCCGAAGCCCGGCCTCAGCCTGGAGCGCATCGTCGAGACGGGCATCCGGGTCGCGGCCGCCGAGGGGATCGACGCGGTCTCCATGGGGCGCCTCGCCAAGGAACTCGGCGTCTCGACCATGTCGCTCTACCGGTACGTCTCCGCCAAGGACGATCTGTACGTCCTGATGCAGGACACGGCGATGGGCGCCCCTCCGCGGCGGCCGGACTCCGCGGGCGGCTGGCGGGCCGGTCTCGAGTGGTGGGCGCGGGGGCAGCGTGCCGTCTTCCAGCGGAACCTGTGGCTGCTGCGCATCCCCATCTCCTCGCCGCCCGCCTCGCCGCACGGTCTGGAGTGGATGGAGCGGGGTCTTGAGGTCCTCGACGGCAGCGGGCTCGACGACGGCCGGAAGATCTCCGTGATGCTGCTGGTCGGCGGCTACGTCCGCAACGAGGTCTCCCTCATGGCCGACCTGGAGGCGGCGATGCGGGCGCGGGGGGCCGCGCCGGACGAGGTCATGCGGCGGTACGCCCGCACGGTGGACGCGCTGACCGCGGCGGATCCCGGGCGGTTTCCCGGGGTGCGGCGGCTGCTGGGGGCGGGGGTGCTGGAGGTGCCGGACGAGGACGACACCGAGTTCGAGTTCGGGCTCGCCCGGGTGTTGGACGGGGTGGCGGTGTTGGTGGAGGGGCGGGGCTGA
- a CDS encoding ABC transporter ATP-binding protein produces the protein MPAIEATGLHKSYGPVHVLRGIDLHVPPGTVFALLGPNGAGKTTTVRILATLTEPDAGTARIAGHDIRTRRREARRALSLTGQFAAVDEKQSGAENLRMMARLAGLSRPAARARATELLARFHLTDAADRLVATYSGGMRRRVDLAAGLVGDPEVIFLDEPTTGLDPRSRKEMWDVVRELTARGTTVFLTTQYLEEADRLADRIAVLHEGRVVAEGTAAALKSRVADHRLDLTLTSREAYLRLTAPAPTSAKATAAPGATHHSPETLTLGFPTDGSAHHVRALLDELDPHHTEIEHFALRGATLDDVFLSLTQPKNSPTTHQDQNRNQDPAHAHA, from the coding sequence ATGCCCGCCATCGAGGCCACCGGCCTGCACAAGTCCTACGGGCCCGTCCACGTCCTCCGCGGAATCGACCTGCACGTCCCGCCCGGCACGGTCTTCGCGCTGCTCGGCCCGAACGGCGCGGGCAAGACGACGACCGTCCGCATCCTCGCCACGCTCACCGAGCCCGACGCGGGGACCGCGCGGATCGCGGGCCACGACATCCGCACGCGCCGCCGCGAGGCGCGCCGGGCCCTCAGCCTGACCGGCCAGTTCGCGGCGGTCGACGAGAAGCAGTCCGGCGCGGAGAACCTCCGCATGATGGCGCGGCTCGCCGGCCTGTCCCGCCCCGCGGCCCGCGCCCGCGCCACCGAACTGCTCGCCCGCTTCCACCTCACGGACGCCGCCGACCGCCTGGTCGCCACGTACTCCGGAGGCATGCGCCGCCGCGTGGACCTGGCGGCGGGCCTCGTCGGCGACCCCGAGGTGATCTTCCTGGACGAGCCGACGACGGGCCTCGACCCGCGCAGCCGCAAGGAGATGTGGGACGTGGTCCGTGAACTGACGGCCCGGGGCACGACGGTCTTCCTCACCACGCAGTACCTGGAGGAGGCAGACCGGCTGGCCGACCGCATCGCGGTCCTGCACGAGGGCCGGGTGGTGGCGGAGGGCACGGCGGCCGCGCTCAAGTCCCGCGTGGCGGACCACCGCCTGGACCTCACCCTCACTTCCCGGGAGGCCTACCTACGCCTGACGGCCCCGGCCCCCACGAGCGCGAAGGCGACGGCGGCACCGGGGGCGACGCACCACTCCCCCGAGACCCTCACCCTCGGCTTCCCCACGGACGGCTCCGCCCACCACGTACGCGCCCTCCTCGACGAACTCGACCCCCACCACACCGAGATCGAGCACTTCGCCCTTCGCGGCGCCACGCTGGACGACGTCTTCCTGAGCCTGACCCAGCCGAAGAACTCGCCCACCACCCACCAGGACCAGAACCGGAACCAGGACCCCGCCCATGCACACGCCTGA